A stretch of the Sphingobacterium thalpophilum genome encodes the following:
- a CDS encoding SusC/RagA family TonB-linked outer membrane protein: MKKICILFTFICTLFMEEAWAQTMIKGIVKGNDNRALSGVSIRLENPRRDLGKTGDDGRFVISVPNSGVMVFSYQGYRTEKYTIVAGKKEYNITLESTAQELEETVVVGYQQRKRETLTGSVVTISGKEIQDIPSGNFVDLLQGKVAGLNIQNNTGSPGMRGTMAIRGMSNFNVSGSGDNTFVTPTSPLFVIDGVPIDDNSGYQYGFETAGPGVSPISMIPPEDIEDITVMKDAQATALYGSRGAYGVIQVRTKRGNSKVPIVQYQGQFFLSAVPQLRKVIGGKGERMVRIEQILMNDTTLAAALRRINDSPILADSLNPYYNNSTDWQSFFYRNTYNQTHNVNISGGQRVFNYKANMNYYDENGIIANTGFKRYTLQSNMQYEPSDRFRMMTNINVNLAQNKMGSGNALMQTGVGKSVNTTSLYPSPSLFSGSMGALSALGVDDQNKTGNYVGQLELQYVPIKDVRASVTLNYNYTTATKDRYTPEVLLGNSSEVYSYYSNKSKVYNRNQLSYVKAIKEKHLFNVYGFTEMEISASSEDLSKVRGTANDQFQTGISYNTRNTLGGLLNSLNNFRSVAYAGSFSYNYDAKYILDLTYRIDGSSLTGGATPWTKNPSAGLRWNFKKEKFMEDVEWWDTGFLRGSVGRTISPSGSLSDIYGWYKVDDERYNNRPTTSLDLQIAPNTGLVPQSTTQWSLAAELGFFNSSLYVTYETYYKQSDKILRKKPIANHNAFANVLTNESAMVNRGHELSIQYRPKLASSDWELNTTATFAINRDYVTSLPDGARQLLQADNSGYNLPQFYRLGRNAFTFVLYDYKGVYTSDDQVPVNPLTGLRYRAGGQMNEGKFFRAGDPIFTDLNGDYILDENDLVYVGNSQPGITGGLYLYSRFKNWSLRTQLSYTLDRDILNTALTDRFRNYSDPSGQNYGNGAPGAYVPLDAYNVWRQLGDNADYPNVSDFTRLTLYNPYRYNSTMFMEDGSYVKINSITVGYNFDRDWARRFGISSARINLTANNVYTFSKYSGPDPELVTGVGRDGSNGYPSRRTYSLGVSVQF; encoded by the coding sequence ATGAAAAAAATTTGTATACTATTTACTTTCATTTGCACTTTGTTTATGGAGGAGGCTTGGGCACAGACCATGATCAAGGGGATAGTGAAAGGGAATGACAATAGGGCGCTCAGTGGCGTATCTATACGATTGGAAAACCCCAGGAGAGATCTAGGAAAAACAGGCGACGATGGGCGATTTGTAATTTCTGTACCTAACAGCGGCGTGATGGTGTTTTCTTATCAGGGGTATCGTACAGAAAAATATACCATTGTCGCAGGGAAAAAAGAATATAATATAACCTTGGAGAGCACAGCGCAAGAGCTTGAAGAGACAGTTGTCGTAGGATATCAACAGCGCAAAAGAGAAACATTGACCGGCTCGGTTGTCACAATTTCTGGTAAAGAAATACAGGATATCCCTTCTGGAAACTTTGTTGACCTGTTACAAGGTAAAGTTGCGGGTCTGAATATTCAGAACAATACCGGGAGCCCAGGTATGCGCGGAACCATGGCCATCCGCGGTATGTCCAATTTCAATGTTTCAGGCAGTGGCGACAATACCTTTGTGACGCCCACGTCCCCACTGTTCGTTATAGACGGCGTTCCTATTGATGACAACTCGGGGTACCAGTACGGTTTTGAGACTGCGGGGCCAGGGGTATCGCCAATTTCCATGATCCCACCTGAAGATATCGAAGATATCACTGTTATGAAGGATGCACAAGCAACAGCTTTATATGGCTCACGTGGGGCTTATGGTGTTATCCAAGTACGTACTAAACGAGGCAATTCAAAAGTACCGATTGTACAATACCAAGGACAGTTTTTCTTATCTGCGGTACCTCAGCTACGCAAGGTGATCGGCGGTAAAGGTGAGCGGATGGTTCGTATAGAGCAAATCTTGATGAACGACACCACCCTGGCTGCTGCATTGCGTCGTATCAATGATTCACCTATATTGGCAGATTCTCTTAACCCGTATTATAACAACTCAACCGACTGGCAATCTTTTTTCTATCGCAATACCTATAACCAGACACACAATGTGAATATATCTGGGGGCCAACGTGTATTCAATTACAAAGCGAATATGAATTACTACGACGAGAACGGTATCATTGCCAATACAGGCTTTAAAAGATACACGCTGCAATCCAATATGCAATATGAGCCTAGTGACCGCTTTAGAATGATGACGAATATCAATGTGAACTTGGCGCAAAACAAGATGGGCTCAGGTAACGCCCTAATGCAAACGGGGGTGGGAAAGTCTGTTAACACGACGTCACTTTATCCTTCTCCCTCGTTATTCTCAGGTAGTATGGGAGCTCTATCGGCACTTGGTGTCGATGATCAAAACAAGACTGGTAACTATGTCGGCCAATTGGAATTGCAGTATGTGCCCATCAAGGATGTGAGGGCGTCGGTGACATTAAATTATAACTATACAACAGCAACTAAGGATCGTTATACACCAGAGGTGCTTCTGGGCAATTCTTCTGAAGTTTACAGTTATTACAGCAACAAGAGTAAAGTGTATAACCGCAATCAACTATCCTACGTAAAAGCAATAAAAGAGAAGCACCTTTTTAATGTGTACGGATTTACGGAAATGGAAATATCGGCTTCGTCGGAAGACCTTTCCAAGGTTCGGGGAACAGCAAATGATCAGTTTCAGACGGGTATCAGTTATAATACACGGAACACGTTGGGCGGTTTATTAAACTCATTGAATAATTTCAGATCGGTCGCCTATGCCGGAAGTTTTTCTTACAACTATGATGCTAAGTATATTCTTGATCTGACCTATCGAATTGATGGTAGCTCGTTGACAGGGGGCGCAACGCCTTGGACCAAAAATCCTTCGGCGGGCCTACGTTGGAATTTTAAGAAAGAGAAATTTATGGAAGATGTGGAATGGTGGGACACAGGCTTCTTAAGAGGGTCGGTCGGGCGGACTATTTCCCCGTCAGGATCACTGTCAGATATTTATGGATGGTATAAGGTGGATGATGAACGTTATAATAATAGGCCCACCACATCACTGGATCTACAGATTGCGCCAAATACAGGTTTGGTTCCCCAATCGACCACGCAGTGGTCGCTGGCTGCAGAATTAGGGTTTTTCAATAGCTCTTTATACGTTACATATGAAACATACTACAAGCAGTCCGATAAGATTTTGCGTAAAAAACCGATTGCGAACCACAATGCTTTTGCAAACGTGTTAACAAATGAATCGGCCATGGTCAATAGAGGGCATGAGTTAAGTATACAATATAGGCCAAAACTGGCAAGTTCGGACTGGGAGCTCAATACGACAGCGACATTTGCTATAAACCGAGATTATGTAACCTCTTTACCCGATGGCGCACGTCAGTTGTTGCAAGCTGACAACTCAGGTTATAACCTGCCACAATTTTACCGCTTGGGTCGCAATGCATTCACTTTTGTATTGTATGATTATAAAGGGGTGTATACATCGGATGATCAGGTACCGGTAAATCCCTTGACAGGCCTTCGTTATCGAGCGGGAGGACAAATGAACGAAGGTAAATTCTTCCGCGCCGGAGACCCTATTTTTACGGATCTAAATGGAGATTATATTCTCGATGAAAATGATTTGGTATATGTCGGAAATTCGCAGCCGGGGATTACTGGTGGATTGTACCTATATAGCCGGTTTAAAAATTGGTCTTTGCGTACACAACTATCCTATACGCTGGACCGCGATATTCTAAATACCGCTTTGACTGATCGATTCCGTAACTACTCGGACCCAAGTGGGCAAAATTACGGAAATGGAGCTCCGGGAGCATATGTCCCTCTGGACGCTTATAATGTGTGGCGGCAGCTTGGCGATAATGCGGATTATCCGAATGTATCAGATTTTACGCGTCTGACACTATATAATCCCTATCGGTATAATTCGACAATGTTTATGGAAGATGGATCTTATGTAAAGATTAACTCGATCACAGTGGGGTATAATTTTGACAGAGACTGGGCCCGCCGCTTTGGCATATCATCGGCACGGATCAATCTGACTGCAAATAACGTGTATACGTTTAGCAAATACTCTGGACCTGATCCAGAGCTGGTTACCGGCGTAGGACGCGACGGTTCCAATGGATATCCAAGTAGAAGAACCTATTCTTTGGGGGTAAGTGTACAATTCTAA
- a CDS encoding DUF5007 domain-containing protein, producing the protein MKILKSVKQLLMIGVGLFMLMSCKKFIPDDQDSLGTDVVYNTNEFMPLLGRNTFYNNIVNIGQNTSQPLTFKIVNVRDIDGQPSVLFEDKFPVKVWTKSYSGEEKSLEEIENKRKTEYRPILEILQKSGNINFWGQSVNSNFVKTQPDSGYVFDIEVSNTGGRRYLRNFKLKPYRERPFEPSIMDPVTGLSPLPYTHPITTTNLLGERTDLLIFPNEINVYFNKLESKDKGNKTLTISFLDSLGRPIDVRKFAATEWGKLVHGFNHRFENGKVIYDVAYPIPLAPIKTDYTTADGGAAVMDFKFRRRNQFGFLQDCGLRMQFEIYEEGDWEIQFRFMYETPKFE; encoded by the coding sequence ATGAAAATATTAAAATCAGTAAAACAGCTACTAATGATCGGGGTAGGACTTTTCATGCTCATGTCATGCAAAAAATTTATTCCTGATGACCAGGACTCCCTAGGAACTGATGTGGTCTATAATACCAATGAATTCATGCCCTTATTGGGAAGAAACACGTTTTACAACAATATTGTCAACATCGGGCAGAACACTTCACAGCCATTGACCTTTAAAATTGTGAATGTACGGGATATTGATGGTCAGCCATCCGTACTTTTTGAAGATAAATTTCCAGTAAAAGTCTGGACAAAATCATATAGCGGTGAGGAGAAATCGCTTGAAGAGATCGAAAATAAACGTAAGACCGAATATCGACCAATTCTCGAGATACTTCAGAAATCAGGAAATATCAATTTCTGGGGGCAGTCTGTGAATTCAAACTTTGTCAAGACCCAGCCCGACTCTGGATATGTATTCGATATCGAGGTGAGCAATACAGGAGGGCGTAGGTATCTGAGAAACTTCAAATTGAAACCGTATCGTGAACGTCCTTTCGAACCCAGTATTATGGATCCTGTGACGGGATTGTCACCATTGCCTTATACCCATCCTATAACCACCACTAATTTATTAGGTGAACGAACGGATCTACTTATTTTTCCCAATGAGATCAATGTCTATTTTAATAAACTGGAAAGCAAAGATAAAGGGAACAAGACATTAACAATAAGCTTTTTGGATTCTTTAGGTCGGCCAATCGACGTCAGGAAATTTGCAGCTACAGAATGGGGTAAACTGGTTCATGGATTTAACCACAGGTTTGAAAATGGGAAAGTCATCTACGATGTTGCTTATCCCATACCATTGGCGCCCATTAAAACCGATTATACAACTGCTGATGGCGGAGCGGCTGTGATGGATTTTAAATTCCGCCGGCGCAATCAGTTTGGTTTCTTACAGGACTGTGGCCTACGGATGCAATTTGAAATCTATGAGGAAGGAGACTGGGAAATACAGTTCCGTTTCATGTATGAAACACCAAAGTTTGAATGA
- a CDS encoding RagB/SusD family nutrient uptake outer membrane protein translates to MKRYNRWAVILLIVLSVNVITSSCNKKLDIVASNLGSEKLEWQSISDTRAHLMGIYGLMRAALVDNYGHWVYGEMRYGDFTPYSRADLRVVQENKLKAAYPLIKDLTDWRRFYAVINAASLFIERAPEVMEKDKRYTERDMKYDVAQARTIRALMYFYMVRIWGDVPLLKDSYDNGSFVEVGRSTEATVLAFAESELLAAAQDLPYRYAVGTQTYYGEQYAIWVGVLVNKITAYSLLAHVAAWQGKYINAEVYSKFVIDNFGQASLELLSTPALVNPTEGLFGPSTRAQILAIRSSYELGEAANTGHIESLTLGYPIVTKAKPDIYVGRDTINKLFDDVNDTRFGIDSISGLVRTNYFTNYNGDIPIFSKIKVIRNGGGDSDFSIFGSNLVFTRLEEIYLLQAEAKAVLNQRDDAIKYLNIIKERRGLKPYISNSPKDLLEEIFLERRRELMGEGWRWYDQVRLAKIKKNNPVMNDLIQKGGIYWPISTDVLERNSKLEQNAYWK, encoded by the coding sequence ATGAAAAGATATAATCGATGGGCCGTAATTTTATTGATAGTATTGAGCGTCAATGTGATTACGAGTTCGTGTAACAAAAAATTGGATATAGTAGCATCCAATCTCGGCTCTGAGAAATTGGAATGGCAATCCATATCTGATACCCGGGCGCATTTGATGGGTATCTACGGTTTAATGCGGGCCGCACTGGTTGATAATTACGGACATTGGGTATACGGAGAGATGCGTTATGGTGATTTCACGCCATATTCTCGTGCTGATCTTCGGGTAGTGCAAGAAAATAAACTAAAAGCTGCGTATCCATTAATCAAGGATCTGACCGATTGGCGCAGATTCTATGCGGTCATCAATGCGGCATCGCTTTTTATTGAACGCGCTCCAGAAGTTATGGAGAAAGATAAACGCTATACCGAGCGGGATATGAAATATGATGTCGCCCAAGCTCGTACGATTCGCGCTTTAATGTACTTCTATATGGTCCGTATATGGGGGGACGTACCTCTGCTGAAAGACTCTTATGACAATGGCTCATTTGTGGAGGTGGGAAGGTCTACCGAAGCTACGGTTTTGGCTTTTGCTGAGTCGGAACTATTGGCCGCAGCACAAGATCTGCCCTATCGATATGCTGTAGGCACGCAGACTTATTATGGTGAACAATACGCTATTTGGGTTGGTGTATTAGTTAATAAAATTACCGCCTATTCGCTTTTAGCGCATGTGGCAGCATGGCAGGGCAAGTATATTAATGCGGAGGTATACTCAAAATTTGTGATTGACAACTTTGGACAAGCTTCGCTGGAGTTATTGTCAACACCTGCATTAGTGAATCCGACCGAAGGGCTTTTTGGCCCAAGTACACGCGCCCAAATATTGGCCATCCGCTCTTCCTATGAATTGGGGGAGGCAGCAAATACTGGGCATATCGAATCGCTGACCTTGGGTTACCCAATTGTCACAAAAGCCAAACCCGATATCTATGTCGGTAGAGATACCATTAATAAATTGTTCGATGATGTTAACGATACGCGCTTTGGTATTGATTCCATATCGGGGTTGGTCCGGACCAATTACTTCACCAATTATAATGGCGATATCCCAATCTTTAGTAAAATCAAGGTGATTCGTAATGGTGGAGGAGATTCTGATTTCTCCATTTTTGGATCCAATCTAGTTTTTACAAGGCTGGAAGAAATATATTTGTTGCAAGCTGAAGCTAAAGCTGTACTCAACCAACGCGATGACGCCATCAAATACCTCAATATTATTAAAGAACGTCGTGGTCTCAAACCATATATAAGTAACTCACCGAAGGATCTTCTGGAAGAGATCTTCTTGGAGAGAAGACGCGAACTGATGGGAGAAGGCTGGCGCTGGTACGACCAGGTCCGTTTGGCAAAGATTAAGAAAAATAATCCGGTCATGAACGATTTGATTCAAAAAGGTGGAATCTATTGGCCGATCTCTACAGATGTGCTTGAACGAAATTCCAAACTGGAGCAAAACGCATATTGGAAATAA
- a CDS encoding SusC/RagA family TonB-linked outer membrane protein has protein sequence MKRLFCFLFLVPMIPNVKANYLNIWTSRQDTSELNEVDKRLLKGRLASLLQKQHVEDSVSLRNVETLPLISIPELLKGQVAGLYVQEATGEPGTPKNMVLRGLGAPLFETKDAVHVQPAVFVNGIPIARDNNFAYSIQQYQFNRIGPGTDNFAGIDLSTVESVEVIKDPVKLAKLGPLAANGAIWILTKPGKDGARQISINTYVGLATKPIVTPVNAQYENMFRSIFYSKYGSATDRLNYPGYLSDSTNVNYYGPANWDKEYYKTTPVYGGSIGIRGGSDRANFSFVGAYTKNASSADKTNIERYNALFNVNMAPFKWLNFGATVNASRSLRDRNRSLRDRFGEASYVPDLSVPISPNKEMYAQYLDIYRSALDKNTVNFLNSLVTLDLYFLKNLKFNTSLGIDYSEGARQAFFPGSLMETNNYMSGYFGFNQRLVYNNRLDYKLEFQDQHKLNLAFGSSYTQDLYRYNYARAYDGPNDFIKVNVVEGDPNESNYLLPIGGLYVNRYNNREDFRLHSMYLAADYRYKNLLDLNAVLRYDGSSTMQPDSRWLMTPSFAAKYHLISEDDSGLFNHLGIKAAWARIGKPVFTSKYAIGPNYTADLNWGSEKSLVSYNGFAVASRPYSEGWVGYGIKWPYTDHAELTLDGTLLERKIDFEVSLYQKKDANQLINSPIPAEYGYSGQIINGLSVKNTGVDLSLAAKLLANPESLQWNTSLNLNYNQNKLTSLPDGRKRLKVNGRLLEVGEAIDQFWLYENQGAYDNEASIPVQNGQKLQFDGVDFAAGDPVWKDQNGDFKINDDDRILKGHAMPKVTGSFQNYFQYKGFDLNMQWYFALGHKALNQRASNKYNFINTENTNSLDGIREVFHWQQDVDMNKYPIYNPWSPIVAYRIDQDLFLENASFLKLRALTVGYDLSQLSGVKEKIKTIQRAYVYVSGTNLLTISKFSGADPELIDFNGYYSGYGLPLSPIVSLGVKLDL, from the coding sequence ATGAAAAGACTATTTTGTTTTTTATTTCTTGTCCCAATGATTCCCAATGTAAAGGCTAATTACCTTAATATTTGGACTTCAAGACAAGATACTTCAGAACTTAACGAGGTTGACAAGCGCCTGCTCAAAGGCCGGTTAGCATCATTGCTGCAAAAACAACACGTCGAAGACAGTGTAAGTTTAAGAAACGTTGAAACACTACCTCTTATCAGTATTCCGGAACTGTTAAAAGGGCAGGTAGCTGGTCTCTACGTGCAAGAAGCGACAGGTGAGCCCGGAACGCCGAAGAACATGGTGCTTCGTGGGTTAGGGGCCCCATTGTTTGAAACCAAAGATGCTGTTCATGTCCAGCCCGCAGTATTTGTCAACGGAATACCAATCGCACGGGATAACAACTTTGCTTATTCGATCCAGCAGTATCAATTTAACCGAATTGGTCCCGGAACAGACAATTTTGCAGGTATTGACTTGTCAACTGTCGAATCGGTCGAGGTGATAAAAGATCCGGTTAAATTAGCCAAGCTGGGGCCATTAGCTGCTAATGGAGCCATCTGGATATTAACTAAGCCAGGTAAGGATGGCGCACGCCAAATTTCCATCAATACCTATGTTGGTCTTGCAACAAAACCTATAGTAACTCCCGTAAATGCTCAGTATGAGAATATGTTCAGATCTATATTTTATAGTAAATATGGATCTGCTACCGATCGCTTGAACTATCCGGGCTATCTGAGCGATTCGACTAATGTGAATTATTATGGACCAGCAAACTGGGATAAGGAATATTATAAAACTACTCCTGTTTATGGTGGGAGTATTGGTATTCGTGGGGGCAGCGATCGCGCGAACTTCTCCTTTGTAGGGGCCTATACAAAAAATGCAAGTTCGGCAGACAAAACGAATATTGAAAGGTATAATGCGCTATTCAATGTCAACATGGCTCCGTTTAAATGGCTCAATTTCGGCGCAACAGTCAATGCGAGCCGGAGTTTGCGAGATCGTAACCGCAGTCTACGCGATCGATTTGGCGAAGCCTCTTATGTCCCCGATCTATCCGTCCCAATTTCGCCAAATAAGGAAATGTACGCGCAATATCTGGACATCTATAGATCCGCATTGGATAAGAATACTGTTAATTTTTTGAACTCTTTAGTAACACTGGATCTTTATTTTCTGAAAAATCTGAAGTTTAATACTTCTTTGGGAATTGATTATTCTGAGGGTGCAAGACAGGCATTCTTTCCAGGGTCATTGATGGAAACTAACAACTATATGTCGGGTTATTTCGGTTTCAACCAACGTTTGGTGTACAACAATCGCCTCGACTATAAGTTGGAATTTCAGGATCAGCATAAGTTGAACCTCGCATTTGGATCATCTTATACTCAGGATCTTTATCGTTACAATTATGCTCGTGCGTATGACGGGCCAAATGATTTTATCAAAGTTAATGTTGTCGAAGGCGATCCCAATGAAAGCAACTATCTGCTTCCAATCGGAGGGTTATATGTCAATCGATACAACAATCGAGAAGATTTTCGGTTGCATTCAATGTATTTGGCCGCCGATTACAGATACAAAAATCTCCTTGATTTGAATGCTGTTTTACGTTACGACGGCTCCTCAACCATGCAGCCCGATTCGCGTTGGTTAATGACTCCATCATTTGCTGCAAAGTACCATTTGATCTCCGAGGATGACTCGGGACTGTTTAACCATCTGGGGATAAAGGCTGCTTGGGCGAGGATTGGAAAACCGGTGTTTACGAGTAAATATGCCATTGGCCCGAACTATACGGCTGATTTAAATTGGGGGTCCGAAAAGTCCTTGGTGTCGTATAATGGTTTTGCAGTCGCATCTAGACCTTATTCGGAAGGCTGGGTAGGCTATGGGATTAAATGGCCATATACGGATCATGCAGAATTGACTCTTGACGGAACACTATTGGAACGGAAGATTGATTTTGAAGTATCCTTATACCAAAAGAAAGATGCAAATCAGCTGATTAATTCACCTATTCCTGCTGAATACGGTTATTCAGGCCAAATTATTAACGGTCTCAGTGTAAAAAATACTGGCGTAGACCTTAGCTTGGCAGCCAAGCTACTGGCCAATCCCGAGTCTCTGCAATGGAATACATCGTTAAATCTAAACTATAACCAAAACAAGTTGACATCACTTCCTGATGGACGTAAACGGTTGAAAGTGAATGGTCGATTGCTTGAGGTAGGAGAAGCTATTGACCAGTTTTGGTTGTACGAGAATCAAGGGGCATATGATAATGAAGCGAGCATTCCGGTGCAAAATGGACAAAAACTGCAGTTTGACGGAGTTGATTTTGCTGCTGGCGATCCTGTTTGGAAAGACCAAAATGGTGATTTCAAAATTAATGACGACGACCGCATACTGAAAGGACATGCTATGCCAAAGGTAACAGGTTCATTTCAAAATTATTTTCAGTATAAAGGTTTCGATCTGAATATGCAATGGTATTTCGCTCTCGGACATAAAGCATTGAACCAGCGGGCTTCAAATAAGTATAATTTCATCAATACGGAAAATACCAATTCTTTGGACGGTATCCGGGAAGTGTTCCACTGGCAACAGGATGTTGATATGAACAAATATCCGATTTACAATCCTTGGAGCCCCATTGTTGCTTACCGTATAGATCAGGATCTGTTTTTGGAAAATGCTTCATTTTTAAAATTGAGAGCGTTAACGGTGGGCTATGACCTGTCTCAATTGAGTGGTGTGAAGGAGAAGATAAAGACAATTCAGAGAGCGTATGTGTATGTATCTGGTACCAACTTATTGACGATTTCCAAGTTTTCAGGAGCTGATCCCGAATTGATAGATTTTAATGGATACTATAGTGGGTACGGCTTGCCATTATCTCCAATAGTTTCCTTAGGCGTTAAGCTAGATCTGTAA
- the lepB gene encoding signal peptidase I has translation MLIVSTVLIMLSAYGLWLLFEKAGRRGWEAIVPVYSQWVQAQITGRPVWYVALLLIPIVNVFVFYNLYLDFIHCFGKRRFWENCAAVLLPFVVLPLWGRDKNVRFLNGLYAKNLETARSEGKVLSQKEQLVLLQQSYQEFKMKYPYKKSMVREWADAIVFATVAATLIRGFLLEAFMIPSGSMQQTLLIGDYLFVSKLNYGPRIPNTPIAFPFAHHTMPLIGGKAFSELIKIPYKRLPGFQQIKRNDVIVFNAPAGDTVAVENPDETYYDLVRRMGVDAVHRQYTIQTRPVDKREHLIKRCVGMPGDKISMKNAVLYVNDQPGFVAPESQMDYTVVTDGTGLDEQRLRDMGIETHQIQPGVYIIFLTAEQAQMVKSWSNVKSMQVNLRAPGETEINTFPNDPQYKWNYDNFGPFVIPRKGMKVPLNAQTLPLYERAIRVYEHNVLENRTDGLYLNGKKADSYTFKMDYYWMMGDNRHNSLDARDWGFVPEDHIVGKALFTWMSWNADGRGLSKIRWNRIFKGIN, from the coding sequence ATGCTTATTGTTTCTACTGTTCTAATCATGCTATCGGCCTATGGGCTTTGGCTTCTGTTTGAAAAAGCTGGCCGTCGCGGCTGGGAGGCTATTGTGCCGGTCTATAGCCAATGGGTTCAGGCGCAGATCACGGGCCGGCCGGTTTGGTATGTCGCCCTGCTGTTAATTCCTATAGTAAATGTGTTTGTCTTCTACAACCTTTACCTGGATTTTATCCATTGCTTCGGCAAGCGAAGATTTTGGGAAAACTGTGCTGCGGTGTTGCTGCCCTTTGTTGTATTGCCGCTATGGGGAAGGGACAAAAATGTCCGTTTTCTGAACGGATTATATGCTAAAAATCTCGAAACGGCACGTTCGGAAGGAAAAGTGTTGTCACAAAAAGAGCAGCTCGTCCTACTCCAGCAATCGTATCAGGAGTTTAAGATGAAGTATCCTTATAAGAAATCCATGGTACGTGAGTGGGCGGACGCCATTGTGTTTGCGACGGTGGCAGCAACCCTGATTCGTGGATTTTTGCTGGAAGCATTTATGATCCCTTCGGGCTCCATGCAGCAGACCCTGCTGATCGGAGATTATCTGTTTGTCAGCAAGCTGAATTATGGGCCCCGCATCCCCAATACACCCATTGCTTTCCCTTTTGCACACCACACCATGCCGCTCATAGGGGGGAAAGCTTTTTCGGAACTCATCAAAATTCCCTATAAACGTCTTCCGGGCTTTCAGCAGATCAAACGCAATGATGTGATTGTATTTAATGCGCCGGCAGGAGACACCGTGGCGGTGGAAAATCCAGATGAGACCTACTACGATCTGGTCCGTCGGATGGGCGTCGATGCCGTGCATCGGCAATATACGATCCAGACACGGCCTGTGGATAAACGCGAACATTTGATCAAGCGCTGCGTGGGAATGCCTGGTGACAAAATAAGCATGAAAAATGCTGTTCTCTATGTCAACGACCAGCCCGGTTTTGTTGCTCCCGAAAGCCAGATGGATTATACTGTTGTAACGGACGGTACAGGTCTGGACGAACAGCGTCTCAGAGATATGGGAATAGAGACTCATCAGATCCAGCCCGGTGTATATATTATTTTTCTGACAGCTGAACAGGCGCAGATGGTTAAATCCTGGTCTAATGTCAAATCGATGCAGGTGAACCTGCGTGCACCGGGAGAGACTGAAATCAATACCTTCCCCAACGATCCACAATATAAATGGAACTACGATAACTTTGGCCCCTTTGTCATTCCGCGTAAAGGTATGAAAGTACCGCTTAATGCCCAGACATTGCCTCTTTATGAACGCGCTATACGTGTGTACGAACACAACGTTTTGGAAAACCGAACGGATGGCCTATACCTCAACGGAAAAAAAGCAGACTCCTATACGTTTAAGATGGACTATTATTGGATGATGGGGGATAATAGACACAATTCGCTGGATGCAAGAGACTGGGGATTTGTACCTGAAGACCATATCGTCGGCAAGGCCCTGTTTACCTGGATGAGCTGGAATGCGGATGGAAGAGGACTTTCTAAAATACGCTGGAACCGGATTTTTAAAGGGATCAATTAG
- a CDS encoding LIC11966 family surface protein gives MIKKVITGIMTAAVLSMSSCGGTKDPAAYNNSIITVINGSEKHITDMNAAMNASDYAKAEEVRTTWEKALNEDIRKVEDLGDFKGDATFQKAVLDGLNGYKKIVTEDYPKLIELRKKNTADPAAESALLDNINKAFENMSNGVNKASTEFESKYKG, from the coding sequence ATGATCAAAAAAGTTATTACAGGCATCATGACCGCAGCGGTGCTGTCGATGTCAAGTTGTGGCGGAACAAAGGACCCGGCGGCGTACAACAATTCAATTATTACCGTCATTAATGGAAGTGAAAAACATATTACGGATATGAACGCAGCCATGAATGCTTCGGATTATGCAAAAGCAGAAGAGGTACGTACAACATGGGAAAAAGCGCTGAACGAGGATATCAGGAAAGTAGAAGACCTGGGCGATTTTAAAGGGGATGCAACTTTCCAGAAAGCGGTGCTTGATGGGTTGAATGGTTATAAAAAAATCGTCACGGAAGACTATCCGAAACTGATCGAATTGCGCAAGAAAAATACAGCAGATCCGGCAGCGGAATCGGCATTGCTCGACAATATCAACAAAGCGTTTGAAAACATGAGTAATGGGGTAAATAAAGCGTCAACTGAATTTGAAAGTAAATATAAAGGATAG